A genomic stretch from Falco cherrug isolate bFalChe1 chromosome 1, bFalChe1.pri, whole genome shotgun sequence includes:
- the MYH3 gene encoding myosin-3 isoform X2 has product MSRDADMEVFGEAAPYLRKSDRERIEAQNQPFDAKTYCFVADPEVEYTKGKIKAAQGGKITVETEDGRMVAVKPDDVYAMNPPKFDRTEDVAMLTHLHEPAILYNLKDRYSSWMIYTYSGLFCITVNPYKWLPVYNPEVVLAYRGKKRQEAPPHIFSISDNAYQFMLTDDENQSILITGESGAGKTVNTKCVIQYFATIAASGDLAKKEESWMKGTLKDQIISANPLLEAFGNAKTVRNDNSSRFGKFIRIHFGTSGKLSSADIETYLLEKSRVTFQLKAERSYHIFYQILSNKKPELLEMLLITANPYDYPFISQGDISVASIDDREELVATDAAIDILGFSSDERMGIYKLTGAILHYGNMKFKQKPREEQAEPDGTEEADKAAYLMGLNSADLLKALCYPRVKVGNEYVMKGQTVDQVQQAVNVISRSVYEKLFLWMVMRINQQLDTKLPRQHFIGILDIAGFEIFEFNSLEQLCINFTNEKLQQFFNRHMFVLEQEEYKKEGIEWEFIDFGMDLAACIELIEKPMGIFSILEEECMFPKATDTSFKNKLYDQHLGKSNNFQKPKPAKGKAEAHFSLVHYAGTVDYNITGWLEKNKDSLNESVVGLYQKSSMKILCSLYATFASIDEVENGGIKKKGTKKKGSSFQTVSVLFRENLNKLMSNLRATHPHFVRCIIPNETKTPGLMNHKLVLHQLRCNGVLEGIRICRKGFPSKILYGDFNQRYRLLNAGVIPEGQFVDSKKACEKLLSSIEIDHTQYKFGHTKVFFKVGLLAVLEEMRDDCLGQLITQTQSLCRGYLRRLEFKIMLKRRDSIFCIQYNIRAFMNVKHWPWMKLFFKIKPLLKNVETEKEMAMMKEEFERTKEELAKSETQRKELEEKLVTLVQEKKHLQLQIQTENENLADAEERCDQLIKSKFQLEARLKELVEKLEDKEEINADLAARKRKLEDECSELKKDIDDLELTLAKAEKEKHATENKVKNLNEEMTGLGETIEKLDKEKAALQEAHQQALDDLQIEEDKVNSLTKARIKLEQQVNHVEGSLEQERKVCMDLERAKRKLEGDLKLSQETIMDLENSKQHLDEKLRKKDFQFNQMQNKMEEQQNSGTRLQKKIRELQARVAELEEEIMSEKATRAKAEKHCDELANELEEISERLEEAGGATTAQTELNKKREAEFQKMRRDLEEATLQHEATAAALRKKHADSTAELGEQIDNLQRVKQKLEKEKSELKMEIDDLASSTETITKSKANLEKMHRTLEDQMREIKAKFEENQRNTNEMVIQKAQLQTESGALTRQLEEKETITLQLSRSKQAITYQNKELKRQLEEEIKAKNALAHALQSARHDCDLLREQYEEEQEAKGELQRALSKANSEVAQWRTKYETDAIQRTEELEEAKKKLSQRLQEAGQQAEAVNSKCASLEKTKLKLQREVEDLKVDIERANMLATTLSKKQQDFDKVVTEWKGKYEESQLEREAVCKESHLMTTELFKVKNAYEEILDQLETIKQENKALKQEIVDLTEQITENGKMMGELEKNKKQAEAEKSELWLALKGAEAALEHEEVKILDVNQELAQIKSEINRKIAEKDEEIGQLKKNHQRTVETMQGVLDAEIRSRSDSLRLKKKMEGDLNEMEIQLSHANRVAAEAQKHLQGIQGALKDSQLHLDDALRTQEDLKEQVAMVERRTNLLQAEIEELRAALEQTERSRKVAEQELLDATERVQLLHTQNTSLFNTKKKLETDMARMQTEMEDITDAAKNAEERAKKAITDAAVMAEMLKKEQDTSAHLERMKKNLDQTVKDLQHRLDEAEQLALKGGKKQLLKVETRIRELEAELEEEHKQSAEAVKITHKYERRLKELNFQNEEHRKNMMRLQDLVDKLQMKIKSYRRQAEEADEQSNTNLSKFRKAQHKLEEAEERAGIAESQINKLRAKTREVPTTKVVLGSEK; this is encoded by the exons atGAGCAGAGATGCTGACATGGAGGTGTTTGGGGAGGCTGCACCATACCTGCGCAAGTCGGACAGGGAGAGGATAGAAGCTCAGAACCAGCCGTTTGATGCCAAGACCTACTGCTTTGTGGCTGACCCCGAGGTGGAGTACACCAAAGGGAAGATCAAGGCTGCACAGGGTGGGAAGATAACTGTTGAGACAGAGGATGGCAGG ATGGTTGCTGTCAAACCCGATGATGTATATGCCATGAACCCACCTAAATTTGACAGAACTGAGGATGTGGCCATGTTGACCCACCTGCATGAACCTGCCATCCTCTACAACCTCAAGGACCGCTACAGCTCCTGGATGATCTAT acCTACTCGGGGCTCTTCTGCATCACTGTCAACCCCTACAAGTGGCTGCCGGTGTACAACCCGGAGGTGGTGTTGGCCTACCGAGGCAAGAAGCGCCAGGAGGCCCCTCCACACATCTTCTCCATCTCGGACAACGCCTATCAGTTCATGCTGACCG ATGATGAAAATCAGTCTATCCTAATCAC CGGAGAATCCGGTGCCGGGAAGACTGTGAACACGAAGTGTGTCATCCAGTACTTTGCAACAATTGCAGCGAGCGGGGACCTAGCCAAGAAGGAGGAGTCCTGGATGAAG GGTACGCTGAAAGATCAAATCATCAGCGCTAACCCACTGCTGGAGGCCTTTGGGAATGCCAAGACTGTGAGAAATGACAACTCCTCACGCTTT GGCAAATTCATTCGTATTCATTTTGGTACCTCTGGAAAACTGTCCTCTGCTGACATTGAGACCT ACTTGCTGGAAAAGTCAAGAGTCACTTTCCAGCTGAAAGCTGAGAGAAGCTACCACATCTTCTACCAGATCCTCTCCAACAAGAAGCCTGAACTGCTTG AGATGCTCCTCATCACAGCCAACCCGTATGATTACCCATTCATCAGCCAAGGGGACATTTCTGTGGCCAGCATTGATGACCGGGAGGAGCTTGTTGCCACAGAT GCAGCCATTGACATTTTGGGCTTCAGCTCCGATGAGAGAATGGGGATTTACAAACTGACAGGGGCAATCCTGCACTACGGGAACATGAAATTCAAGCAGAAGCCACGtgaagagcaggcagagccggATGGCACGGAAG agGCTGACAAAGCAGCGTACCTGATGGGCCTGAACTCAGCAGACTTGCTGAAAGCTTTGTGCTATCCCCGGGTGAAAGTGGGAAATGAATATGTCATGAAGGGTCAAACAGTGGATCAG GTGCAGCAGGCTGTGAATGTAATTTCCAGGTCAGTCTATGAAAAACTCTTCCTGTGGATGGTGATGCGCATCAACCAACAACTGGATACAAAGCTGCCAAGACAGCACTTTATTGGCATCTTAGACATTGCTGGCTTTGAGATTTTTGAG TTCAacagcctggagcagctgtgcaTCAACTTCACCAATGAGAAGCTGCAACAGTTCTTCAACCGCCACATGTtcgtgctggagcaggaggagtaCAAGAAGGAGGGAATTGAGTGGGAGTTCATTGACTTTGGGATGGACCTGGCTGCCTGCATTGAGCTCATTGAGAAG CCCATGGGCATCTTCTCCATCCTGGAAGAGGAGTGCATGTTCCCCAAGGCAACTGACACCTCTTTCAAGAACAAGCTCTATGACCAGCACCTGGGCAAGTCCAACAACTTCCAGAAGCCCAAGCCTGCCAAAGGCAAGGCTGAGGCCCACTTCTCCCTGGTGCACTATGCTGGCACGGTGGACTACAACATCACTGGCTGGCTGGAGAAGAACAAGGACTCCCTGAATGAAAGTGTTGTGGGGCTGTATCAGAAATCATCAATGAAAATTTTATGCAGTCTTTATGCCACCTTTGCTTCCATAGATGAAG TTGAAAATGGTGGTATTAAGAAGAAAGGAACCAAGAAAAAGGGCTCTTCCTTCCAAACTGTCTCTGTACTCTTTCGG gaaaatctAAATAAGCTGATGTCCAACTTGCGAGCAACTCATCCTCATTTTGTGCGTTGTATCATTCCTAACGAAACAAAGACCCCAG GGCTGATGAATCACAAGCTTGTTCTGCACCAGCTGAGATGTAATGGTGTTCTGGAAGGCATTCGAATCTGCAGAAAAGGATTTCCCAGCAAGATATTATATGGGGATTTTAACCAGAG ATACCGCCTTCTGAATGCTGGTGTCATTCCAGAAGGACAGTTTGTTGATAGCAAGAAGGCATGTGAAAAGTTGCTGTCTTCTATTGAAATAGATCATACTCAGTACAAATTTGGACACACTAAG GTGTTCTTCAAAGTAGGTTTGCTAGCTGTCCTGGAAGAGATGAGAGATGATTGTTTAGGACAACTGATCACACAGACACAGTCTTTATGCAGGGGATACCTCAGGAgacttgaatttaaaataatgctaaaGCGAAG GGATTCCATCTTCTGCATTCAGTACAACATCCGTGCGTTCATGAATGTCAAGCACTGGCCCTGGATGAAGTTGTTCTTCAAGATAAAACCCCTCTTAAAAAACGTGGAAACTGAGAAAGAGATGGCCATGATGAAGGAAGAGTTTGAGAGAACAAAAGAAGAACTGGCTAAATCAGAAACCCAGAggaaagaactggaagaaaaactgGTGACTCTGGTGCAAGAGAAAAAGCACCTGCAGCTGCAAATACAGACT gaaaatgaaaatttggcTGATGCTGAAGAGAGATGTGACCAGCTGATCAAATCAAAATTCCAGCTGGAAGCAAGATTAAAGGAGTTAGTGGAAAAACTGGAGGATAAAGAGGAGATAAATGCTGATCTGGCAGCCAGAAAGAGGAAACTGGAGGACGAATGCTCTGAGCTGAAGAAAGATATTGATGACCTTGAGTTAACATTGGCCAaggctgaaaaggaaaagcatgccacagaaaacaag GTTAAAAATCTAAATGAAGAAATGACAGGTTTGGGTGAGACTATTGAGAAGTTAGACAAGGAGAAGGCGGCCCTGCAAGAAGCCCACCAGCAGGCACTGGATGACCTGCAAATTGAGGAGGACAAAGTTAATTCCCTCACCAAAGCCAGGATCAAGCTGGAGCAACAAGTGAACCAT GTTGAAGGATCTttagaacaggaaagaaaagtttgtATGGATCTTGAACGAGCAAAGAGAAAGCTTGAGGGAGACTTGAAACTTTCCCAGGAAACCATAATGGATCTGGAGAATTCTAAACAACatttagatgaaaaattaaggaa GAAAGACTTTCAGTTTAACCAGATGCAAAACAAGATGGAGGAACAGCAGAATTCAGGTACTCGATTGCAGAAGAAGATCAGAGAATTGCAG GCCCGTgttgcagagctggaagaggagATTATGAGTGAGAAAGCAACGCGggcaaaagcagagaagcattGTGATGAGCTGGCTAATGAACTCGAGGAAATCAGTGAAAGACTTGAAGAGGCTGGAGGAGCCACCACGGCTCAAACTGAACTTAACAAGAAGCGTGAGGCAGAATTTCAGAAGATGCGTCGCGACCTGGAGGAGGCCACGCTGCAGCACGAAGCCACGGCTGCGGCCCTGCGCAAGAAGCACGCGGACAGCACCGCTGAGCTTGGGGAGCAGATCGACAACCTGCAGCGAgtgaagcagaagctggagaaggagaagagtGAGCTCAAGATGGAGATTGACGACTTGGCCAGTAGTACAGAGACCATTACTAAGTCCAAG gctaatctggaaaaaatgcaCCGCACCCTGGAAGACCAGATGAGAGAGATAAAAGCTAAATTTGaggaaaaccagagaaataCAAATGAGATGGTGATACAGAAAGCCCAGCTCCAGACAGAGTCCG GTGCACTAACTCGTCAActtgaagagaaagaaaccaTAACATTGCAACTGTCCAGAAGCAAGCAGGCAATTACATACCAAAATAAAGAACTTAAAAGACAGCTAGAGGAAGAGATCAAG GCCAAGAACGCGCTGGCCCACGCCTTGCAGTCTGCTCGCCACGACTGTGACCTGCTGCGGGAGCAATACgaggaggagcaggaagccAAGGGGGAGCTGCAGCGCGCCCTGTCCAAGGCCAACAGCGAAGTGGCCCAGTGGAGAACCAAATACGAGACGGACGCTATTCAGCGCacggaggagctggaggaggccaA gaaaaaactCTCTCAGCGTCTCCAGGAAGCAGGACAGCAGGCAGAGGCTGTGAATTCCAAGTGTGCCTCCTTGGAGAAAACGAAGTTGAAGTTGCAGAGGGAGGTGGAGGATCTGAAAGTGGACATAGAGAGAGCAAACATGTTGGCAACTACCCTTAGCAAGAAACAGCAGGACTTTGATAAG GTTGTGACAGAATGGAAGGGAAAGTATGAGGAGAGCCAGTTGGAGCGGGAAGCTGTCTGTAAAGAATCACACTTGATGACCACAGAgcttttcaaagtgaaaaatgcCTATGAGGAAATCTTAGATCAGCTTGAAACAATTAAGCAGGAAAACAAGGCTCTCAAGC AGGAAATAGTTGATCTGACTGAACAAATTACTGAAAATGGCAAAATGATGGgagagctggagaaaaacaaaaaacaagctgaagcagaaaaatctgaGCTGTGGTTAGCTCTGAAAGGGGCAGAG gcagCTCTTGAGCATGAAGAGGTCAAAATCCTTGATGTCAACCAAGAACTGGCTCAGATTAAATCAGAAATCAACAGAAAGATTGCTGAGAAAGATGAGGAGATCGGCCAGTTAAAAAAGAACCATCAGAGAACTGTGGAGACAATGCAGGGTGTTTTGGATGCTGAGATCAGGAGCAGAAGTGATTCCTTAAGGCTGAAGAAGAAGATGGAGGGAGACCTGAATGAAATGGAGATCCAGCTGAGCCATGCCAACCGCGtggctgcagaggcacagaaacACCTGCAGGGCATCCAGGGAGCTCTCAAG GACTCGCAGCTGCACTTGGACGATGCTCTGAGGACGCAGGAGGACCTGAAGGAGCAGGTGGCCATGGTGGAGCGCCGAACAaacctgctgcaggctgaaattGAGGAGCTGCgggcagccctggagcagaCGGAGCGGTCAAGGAAGGTGGCTGAGCAGGAGCTTCTGGATGCCACCGAACGAGTGCAGCTCCTCCATACCCAG AACACCAGcctttttaatacaaagaagAAGCTTGAAACTGATATGGCGCGAATGCAAACTGAGATGGAAGATATTACTGATGCAGcgaaaaatgctgaagaaagagcaaagaaggCAATCACAGAT GCAGCCGTGATggcagaaatgctgaagaagGAGCAGGACACCAGTGCCCACCTGGAGAGGATGAAGAAGAACCTGGACCAGACAGTGAAGGACCTGCAGCACCGTCTGGATGAGGCTGAGCAGCTGGCTCTGAAGGGAGGCAAGAAACAGCTCTTGAAGGTGGAGACAAGG ATCCGTGAGTTAGAAGCTGAGCTGGAAGAAGAACACAAACAATCTGCAGAGGCTGTGAAAATCACCCACAAATATGAACGGCGTCTCAAGGAACTTAATTTCCAG AATGAAGAACACAGGAAGAACATGATGAGGCTACAAGATCTGGTAGATAAACTGCAGATGAAAATCAAATCCTACAGGAGACAAGCTGAGGAAGCT GATGAACAATCCAACACTAATCTCTCcaaattcagaaaagcacagcatAAGCTAGAAGAGGCTGAGGAAAGGGCAGGTATTGCTGAGAGTCAAATAAACAAGCTGAGAGCTAAAACCCGAGAAGTCCCCACTACAAAG GTGGTGTTAGGAAGTGAAAAATGA